A window of the Hordeum vulgare subsp. vulgare unplaced genomic scaffold, MorexV3_pseudomolecules_assembly, whole genome shotgun sequence genome harbors these coding sequences:
- the LOC123423683 gene encoding 30S ribosomal protein S18, chloroplastic → MYTSKQPFLKSKQPFSKSKQTFNKSKQPFRKSKQTFRKFKQPFRKSKQPFRRRPRIGPGDRIDYRNMSLINRFISEQGKILSRRINRLTLKQQRLITLAIKQARILSFLPFRNYENEKQFQAQSISIITGSRPRKNRHIPQLTQKYNSNRNLRNYNQNLRNNNRNLSSDC, encoded by the coding sequence ATGTATACATCTAAACAACCTTTTCTTAAATCTAAGCAACCCTTTAGTAAATCCAAGCAAACTTTTAATAAATCCAAGCAACCCTTTCGTAAATCCAAGCAAACTTTTCGTAAATTCAAACAACCTTTTCGTAAATCTAAACAACCTTTTCGTAGGCGTCCCCGGATTGGCCCGGGAGATCGAATTGATTATAGAAACATGAGTTTAATTAATAGATTTATTAGTGAACAAGGAAAAATATTATCGAGACGAATAAATAGATTAACCTTGAAACAACAACGATTAATTACTCTTGCTATAAAACAGGCTCGTATTTTATCTTTTTTACCGTTTCGTAACTATGAGAACGAAAAACAATTTCAAGCCCAGTCAATTTCAATAATTACAGGTTCTAGACCCAGAAAAAATAGACATATTCCTCAATTAACGCAAAAGTACAATTCCAATCGAAACTTAAGAAACTACAACCAaaatttaagaaacaacaaccggAACTTAAGTTCCGATTGTTGA
- the LOC123423685 gene encoding ATP synthase subunit beta, chloroplastic: MRTNPTTSRPGVSTSEEKSTGRIDQIIGPVLDVTFPPGKLPYIYNALVVQSRDTADKQINVTCEVQQLLGNNRVRAVAMSATDGLMRGMEVIDTGAPLSVPVGGATLGRIFNVLGEPVDNLGPVDSSATFPIHRSAPAFIELDTKLSIFETGIKVVDLLAPYRRGGKIGLFGGAGVGKTVLIMELINNIAKAHGGVSVFGGVGERTREGNDLYMEMKESGVINEKNIEESKVALVYGQMNEPPGARMRVGLTALTMAEYFRDVNKQDVLLFIDNIFRFVQAGSEVSALLGRMPSAVGYQPTLSTEMGSLQERIASTKKGSITSIQAVYVPADDLTDPAPATTFAHLDATTVLSRGLASKGIYPAVDPLDSTSTMLQPRIVGNEHYETAQRVKETLQRYKELQDIIAILGLDELSEEDRLTVARARKIERFLSQPFFVAEVFTGSPGKYVALAETIRGFQLILSGELDGLPEQAFYLVGNIDEASTKAITLEEENKSQK, from the coding sequence ATGAGAACCAATCCTACTACTTCTCGTCCCGGGGTTTCCACAAGTGAAGAAAAAAGTACAGGtcgtatcgatcaaattattggaCCCGTGCTGGATGTCACTTTTCCCCCGGGCAAGTTACCTTATATTTATAACGCTTTAGTAGTCCAGAGTAGAGACACTGCCGATAAGCAAATTAATGTGACTTGTGAGGTACAACAATTATTAGGAAATAATCGAGTTAGAGCTGTAGCTATGAGTGCTACGGACGGGTTGATGAGAGGAATGGAAGTGATTGACACGGGAGCTCCTCTCAGTGTTCCGGTCGGTGGAGCTACTCTCGGACGAATTTTCAACGTTCTTGGGGAGCCTGTTGACAATTTGGGTCCTGTAGATAGTAGTGCAACGTTCCCTATTCATAGATCTGCGCCTGCCTTTATCGAGTTAGATACGAAATTATCCATCTTTGAAACAGGTATTAAGGTCGTCGATCTTTTAGCTCCTTATCGACGTGGAGGAAAAATAGGACTATTTGGGGGGGCTGGAGTAGGTAAAACAGTACTGATCATGGAATTAATCAATAACATTGCTAAAGCTCATGGGGGCGTATCCGTATTCGGTGGAGTAGGGGAACGGACTCGTGAAGGAAATGATCTTTATATGGAAATGAAGGAATCCGGAGTAATTAATGAAAAAAATATTGAAGAATCAAAGGTAGCTCTAGTCTATGGCCAAATGAATGAACCACCGGGAGCTCGTATGAGAGTTGGTTTAACTGCCCTAACTATGGCAGAATATTTCCGAGATGTTAATAAGCAAGACGTGCTTTTATTTATCGATAATATCTTTCGTTTTGTTCAAGCAGGATCAGAGGTATCCGCTTTATTAGGGAGAATGCCCTCCGCAGTGGGTTATCAACCTACTCTTAGTACAGAAATGGGTTCTTTGCAAGAAAGAATTGCTTCTACTAAAAAGGGATCTATAACTTCGATTCAAGCAGTTTATGTACCTGCGGACGATTTGACCGACCCTGcccctgccacaacatttgcacaTTTGGATGCTACTACCGTACTTTCCAGAGGATTAGCTTCCAAGGGTATTTATCCAGCAGTAGATCCTTTAGATTCAACATCAACTATGTTACAGCCTCGGATCGTTGGCAACGAACATTATGAAACTGCGCAAAGAGTTAAGGAAACTTTACAACGTTACAAAGAACTTCAGGACATTATCGCAATTCTTGGCTTGGATGAATTATCGGAAGAGGATCGTTTAACTGTAGCAAGAGCAAGAAAAATTGAGCGTTTCTTATCACAACCGTTCTTTGTGGCAGAAGTTTTTACTGGTTCTCCAGGAAAGTATGTTGCTCTTGCGGAAACTATTAGGGGATTTCAACTAATCCTTTCCGGAGAATTAGACGGCCTACCTGAACAGGCTTTTTATTTGGTGGGTAACATCGATGAAGCTAGCACGAAAGCTATAACcttagaagaggagaacaaatcgcAGAAATGA
- the LOC123423686 gene encoding ribulose bisphosphate carboxylase large chain codes for MSPQTETKAGVGFQAGVKDYKLTYYTPEYETKDTDILAAFRVSPQPGVPPEEAGAAVAAESSTGTWTTVWTDGLTSLDRYKGRCYHIEPVAGEDSQWICYVAYPLDLFEEGSVTNMFTSIVGNVFGFKALRALRLEDLRIPPTYSKTFQGPPHGIQVERDKLNKYGRPLLGCTIKPKLGLSAKNYGRACYECLRGGLDFTKDDENVNSQPFMRWRDRFVFCAEAIYKSQAETGEIKGHYLNATAGTCEEMIKRAVFARELGVPIVMHDYLTGGFTANTTLAHYCRDNGLLLHIHRAMHAVIDRQKNHGMHFRVLAKALRMSGGDHIHSGTVVGKLEGEREMTLGFVDLLRDDFIEKDRARGIFFTQDWVSMPGVIPVASGGIHVWHMPALTEIFGDDSVLQFGGGTLGHPWGNAPGAAANRVALEACVQARNEGRDLAREGNEIIRAACKWSPELAAACEVWKAIKFEFEPVDTIDKKV; via the coding sequence ATGTCACcacaaacagaaactaaagcAGGTGTTGGATTTCAAGCTGGTGTTAAAGATTATAAATTGACTTACTACACCCCAGAGTATGAAACTAAGGATACTGATATCTTGGCAGCATTCCGAGTAAGTCCTCAGCCTGGGGTTCCGCCCGAAGAAGCAGGGGCTGCAGTAGCTGCCGAATCTTCTACTGGTACATGGACAACTGTTTGGACTGATGGACTTACCAGTCTTGATCGTTACAAAGGACGATGCTATCACATCGAGCCTGTTGCTGGGGAAGACAGCCAATGGATCTGTTATGTAGCTTATCCATTAGACCTATTTGAGGAGGGTTCCGTTACTAACATGTTTACTTCCATTGTGGGTAACGTATTTGGGTTCAAAGCCCTACGTGCTCTACGTTTGGAGGATCTACGAATTCCCCCTACTTATTCAAAAACTTTCCAAGGCCCGCCTCATGGTATCCAAGTTGAAAGAGATAAGTTGAACAAGTATGGCCGTCCTTTATTGGGATGTACTATTAAACCAAAATTGGGATTATCCGCAAAAAATTATGGTAGAGCGTGTTATGAGTGTCTACGTGGTGGACTTGATTTTACCAAAGATGATGAAAACGTAAACTCACAACCATTTATGCGCTGGAGAGACCGTTTTGTCTTTTGTGCCGAAGCTATTTATAAATCACAGGCCGAAACCGGTGAAATCAAGGGGCATTACTTGAATGCGACTGCGGGTACATGTGAAGAAATGATTAAGAGAGCTGTATTTGCGAGAGAATTAGGGGTTCCTATTGTAATGCATGACTACTTAACCGGGGGATTCACCGCAAATACTACTTTGGCTCACTATTGCCGCGACAATGGCTTACTTCTTCACATTCACCGTGCAATGCATGCAGTTATTGATAGACAGAAAAATCATGGTATGCATTTCCGTGTATTAGCTAAAGCATTGCGTATGTCTGGGGGAGATCATATCCACTCCGGTACAGTAGTAGGTAAGTTAGAAGGGGAACGCGAAATGACTTTAGGTTTTGTTGATTTATTGCGCGATGATTTTATTGAAAAAGATCGTGCTCGCGGTATCTTTTTCACTCAGGACTGGGTATCCATGCCAGGTGTTATACCGGTAGCTTCAGGTGGTATTCATGTTTGGCATATGCCAGCTCTGACCGAAATCTTTGGGGACGATTCTGTATTACAATTTGGTGGAGGAACTTTAGGACATCCTTGGGGGAATGCACCTGGTGCAGCAGCTAATCGAGTGGCTTTAGAAGCTTGTGTACAAGCTCGTAACGAAGGGCGTGATCTTGCTCGCGAAGGTAATGAAATTATCCGAGCAGCTTGCAAATGGAGTCCTGAACTAGCCGCAGCTTGTGAAGTATGGAAGGCGATCAAATTCGAGTTCGAGCCGGTAGATACTATCGATAAGAAGGTCTAA